One Streptomyces coeruleorubidus DNA segment encodes these proteins:
- a CDS encoding amino acid transporter codes for MATTEHLPPSPTEPAPPGRLRAWMLEGLSDMGRGGGHTGPHAEPEPPHKGRSWWRVMCLTGVDYFSTLGYQPGIAALAAGLLSPVATIVLVIVTLAGALPVYRRVAEESPHGEGSIAMLERLLSFWQGKLFVLTLLGFAATDFLITITLSAADASTHLVENPHLAGALHDKQMLITLVLVALLGAVFLKGFLEAIGVAVALVGAYLALNAVVVAVGLYHVVTAGHVITDWSSALTTQHGNVFVMIGLALLVFPKLALGLSGFETGVAVMPHVKGDPDDTEERPAGRIRDTKKLLTTAALIMSGFLITTSFITTLLIPEKEFEAGGQANGRALAYLAHEYLGNTFGTVYDISTIAILWFAGASAMAGLLNLMPRYLPRYGMAPHWARAVRPMVIVFILIAFLVTWIFDADVNAQGGAYATGVLVLISSAAIAVTIAARKARQRNWTVAFAVISAVFLYTTVANVIERPDGVKIGACFIAGIILVSLLSRLARSFELRVTSVTLDPMAERFVRDMASRRMRFIANEPDRRDVAEYRDKIEQIRHDNDVPGQEDFVFVEVTVTDPSEFEAGLTVRGEVLHGRYRVLTLESSSVPNALAALLLYARDMTGRTPHIYFEWTEGGPFANLLRFFLFGQGEVAPVTREVLREAEPDRKQRPKVHVG; via the coding sequence ATGGCCACCACTGAGCACCTGCCACCGAGCCCTACGGAGCCCGCTCCACCCGGTCGCCTGCGCGCCTGGATGCTGGAGGGCCTGTCCGACATGGGCAGGGGCGGCGGCCACACCGGGCCCCACGCCGAACCGGAGCCCCCGCACAAGGGCCGGTCCTGGTGGCGGGTGATGTGCCTGACCGGCGTCGACTACTTCTCCACGCTCGGCTACCAGCCGGGCATCGCGGCTCTCGCCGCCGGGCTGCTCTCGCCGGTCGCGACGATCGTGCTGGTGATCGTCACCCTGGCGGGCGCCCTGCCGGTCTACCGCCGGGTGGCCGAGGAGAGCCCGCACGGCGAGGGCTCGATCGCGATGCTGGAGCGGCTGCTCTCCTTCTGGCAGGGCAAGCTGTTCGTGCTGACCCTGCTGGGCTTCGCCGCCACCGACTTCCTGATCACCATCACCCTGTCGGCCGCCGACGCCTCCACCCACCTCGTGGAGAACCCGCATCTGGCCGGCGCCCTGCACGACAAGCAGATGCTGATCACGCTCGTCCTCGTGGCGCTGCTCGGCGCGGTGTTCCTCAAGGGCTTCCTGGAAGCGATCGGCGTCGCGGTCGCCCTGGTGGGCGCCTACCTCGCGCTCAACGCGGTCGTGGTGGCCGTCGGCCTCTACCACGTGGTCACCGCGGGCCATGTGATCACCGACTGGTCCAGTGCGCTCACCACCCAGCACGGCAATGTCTTCGTCATGATCGGTCTGGCCCTGCTCGTCTTCCCCAAGCTGGCGCTCGGCCTCTCCGGGTTCGAGACCGGCGTGGCCGTGATGCCGCACGTCAAGGGCGACCCGGACGACACGGAGGAACGGCCGGCCGGCCGCATCCGCGACACCAAGAAGCTGCTCACCACGGCCGCCCTCATCATGAGCGGCTTTCTGATCACCACCAGCTTCATCACCACCCTCCTCATCCCCGAGAAGGAGTTCGAGGCGGGCGGCCAGGCCAACGGGCGCGCGCTGGCTTATCTGGCACACGAGTACCTGGGCAACACCTTCGGCACCGTCTACGACATCTCGACGATCGCCATCCTGTGGTTCGCCGGCGCCTCCGCGATGGCCGGCCTGCTCAATCTGATGCCGCGCTATCTGCCCCGCTACGGCATGGCCCCGCACTGGGCCAGGGCCGTCCGCCCCATGGTCATCGTCTTCATCCTGATCGCCTTCCTGGTCACCTGGATCTTCGACGCCGACGTCAACGCGCAGGGCGGCGCCTACGCCACCGGTGTGCTGGTCCTCATCAGCTCCGCCGCGATCGCGGTGACCATCGCCGCGCGCAAGGCCCGGCAGCGGAACTGGACCGTCGCCTTCGCGGTCATCTCCGCGGTGTTCCTCTACACGACCGTCGCGAACGTCATCGAGCGCCCGGACGGCGTGAAGATCGGCGCCTGCTTCATCGCCGGCATCATCCTGGTCTCCCTGCTGTCGCGGCTGGCCCGGTCGTTCGAGCTCCGCGTGACCAGCGTGACGCTGGACCCCATGGCGGAACGCTTCGTCCGGGACATGGCCAGCCGCCGGATGCGGTTCATCGCCAACGAGCCCGACCGGCGCGACGTCGCGGAGTACCGCGACAAGATCGAGCAGATACGGCACGACAACGACGTGCCCGGACAAGAGGACTTCGTCTTCGTCGAGGTGACGGTCACCGACCCGTCCGAGTTCGAGGCGGGGCTGACCGTACGCGGCGAGGTGCTCCACGGCCGCTACCGCGTCCTGACCCTGGAGTCCTCCTCCGTCCCCAACGCCCTGGCCGCCCTCCTGCTGTATGCCCGCGACATGACCGGCCGCACCCCGCACATCTACTTCGAGTGGACCGAAGGCGGGCCCTTCGCCAACCTCCTGCGGTTCTTCCTCTTCGGCCAGGGCGAGGTCGCCCCGGTGACCCGCGAGGTCCTGCGCGAGGCGGAACCGGACCGGAAACAGCGGCCGAAGGTGCACGTGGGCTGA
- a CDS encoding DUF1707 SHOCT-like domain-containing protein, producing the protein MRASHADRDGVVDVLRVAAGDGGLTLEELEERLEAALSARRVGELAVLTADLPEVVGEAPVEAQDVVRIEQEGFSTRRGDGWVVPRRLEIRSAWGEVRLDFTDAVITGTRCTSTSTCGPAP; encoded by the coding sequence GTGAGGGCCTCGCACGCGGACCGGGACGGGGTCGTGGACGTGCTGCGCGTTGCCGCGGGCGACGGCGGGCTGACCTTGGAGGAGCTCGAGGAGCGGCTGGAGGCCGCGCTGTCCGCCCGTAGGGTGGGCGAGCTCGCCGTGCTGACCGCCGATCTGCCCGAGGTGGTGGGCGAGGCGCCTGTCGAGGCCCAGGACGTCGTACGGATCGAGCAGGAGGGGTTCTCGACCCGCCGGGGTGACGGTTGGGTGGTGCCGCGGCGGCTGGAGATCCGCTCGGCCTGGGGCGAGGTTAGGCTCGACTTCACCGACGCGGTGATCACCGGGACACGCTGCACATCGACCTCGACATGCGGGCCGGCGCCCTGA
- a CDS encoding TOBE domain-containing protein: protein MQSYTIGQAARLLGVSPDTARRWADAGRITTHRDEAGRRLVDGRDLAAFSVELARSGTTEEDTPYTSARNAFPGIVTAIKLGDVAAQVEIQAGPHRLVSLLTREAVEELGLEVGMEATARVKSTNVHIDRA, encoded by the coding sequence ATGCAGTCCTACACGATCGGCCAGGCAGCACGGCTGCTCGGCGTGAGCCCGGACACCGCCCGGCGCTGGGCGGACGCGGGCCGCATCACCACCCACCGCGACGAGGCCGGGCGGCGGCTCGTCGACGGACGGGACCTGGCCGCGTTCTCGGTCGAACTCGCCAGGTCGGGCACCACCGAGGAGGACACCCCGTACACCTCGGCCCGCAACGCCTTCCCCGGCATCGTCACCGCGATCAAGCTCGGTGACGTCGCCGCCCAGGTGGAGATCCAGGCCGGCCCGCACCGCCTGGTCTCCCTGCTCACCCGCGAGGCCGTCGAGGAACTGGGCCTGGAGGTCGGCATGGAGGCGACGGCCCGTGTGAAGTCGACGAACGTGCATATCG